The Brassica napus cultivar Da-Ae chromosome C7, Da-Ae, whole genome shotgun sequence genome has a segment encoding these proteins:
- the LOC106428744 gene encoding acetylserotonin O-methyltransferase-like — protein MEESKRNLLDEEAKASLDIWRYVFGFADMAAAKCAIDLKIPEAIENHPSQPVTLAEISGAVSASPSHLHRIMRFLVHQGVFKEVPTKDGLATGYTNTPLSRRMMITKRDGKSLAPFVLFETSPELIAPWLRLSSVVSSPANGSHPPPFDSVHGQDLWALADDNPCFNDVINEAMACHTRLVVPRVAAACHDLFEGVPTVVDVGGSTGETLAILVKEFPWIKGFNFDLHHVIEVAQVLDGVENVGGDMFDSVPKCDAVFVKWVLHDWGDKDCIRILKNCKEAVPPNIGKVLIVESIIRDQKKTMIVEDRDEKLQQVRLMLDMGMMAHTSTGKERTLKEWDFVLNEAGFARYEVRDIDDVQCVIIAYR, from the exons ATGGAAGAAAGTAAAAGAAACTTATTGGATGAAGAAGCTAAAGCTTCTCTAGACATTTGGAGATATGTCTTTGGCTTTGCAGATATGGCAGCTGCAAAGTGTGCCATCGATCTTAAGATACCAGAAGCCATTGAAAATCATCCGTCACAGCCAGTGACACTAGCCGAGATCTCCGGTGCAGTCTCTGCCTCACCGTCGCATCTCCATCGTATAATGAGATTTCTTGTGCACCAAGGCGTCTTTAAAGAAGTCCCCACAAAAGATGGTCTAGCCACAGGCTACACTAACACGCCACTCTCTCGCCGTATGATGATCACAAAACGTGACGGCAAGTCTCTCGCTCCTTTCGTCCTCTTCGAAACAAGTCCGGAGCTGATAGCTCCATGGTTAAGGCTGAGTTCAGTCGTCTCTTCTCCGGCCAACGGTTCACATCCACCACCGTTTGATAGCGTTCACGGTCAGGATCTGTGGGCTTTAGCAGATGATAATCCGTGCTTCAACGATGTGATCAACGAGGCCATGGCTTGTCACACAAGGCTCGTGGTGCCACGTGTCGCTGCAGCTTGTCACGACTTGTTCGAAGGCGTGCCTACGGTGGTGGACGTAGGAGGCAGTACCGGAGAGACCCTGGCAATATTGGTTAAGGAGTTTCCTTGGATCAAAGGATTTAACTTTGATCTTCATCATGTTATTGAAGTTGCTCAAGTCTTGGATGGTGTTGAGAACGTCGGAGGTGATATGTTTGATTCTGTTCCCAAATGTGACGCCGTTTTCGTCAAG TGGGTGTTACATGATTGGGGAGACAAAGATTGCATAAGAATATTGAAGAATTGCAAAGAGGCTGTCCCACCAAATATCGGGAAAGTGTTGATAGTGGAATCCATAATCAGAGACCAGAAAAAGACCATGATAGTGGAAGACAGAGATGAGAAATTACAGCAGGTGAGATTGATGCTCGATATGGGGATGATGGCTCACACAAGCACAGGCAAAGAACGAACTTTGAAAGAGTGGGACTTTGTTCTTAACGAAGCTGGTTTTGCTCGATATGAAGTTAGGGATATTGATGATGTTCAGTGTGTTATCATCGCGTATCGGTAA
- the LOC106348129 gene encoding acetylserotonin O-methyltransferase-like, with product MEKSKRNLLDEEAKASLDIWRYVFGFADIAAAKCAIDLKIPEAIENHPSSLPVTLAELSVAVSASPSHLHRIMRFLVHQGIFKQVPIKDGLATGYTNTPLSRLMMITKRDGKSLAPFVLFETSPEMLAPWLRLSSIVASPANGSHPPPFDAVHGKDVWALAEDNPCLSHMINEAMACHTRRVVPRVARACHDLFEGVATVVDVGGCTGETLGILVKEFPWIKGFNFDLPHVIQVAQVLDGVENVGGDMFDSVPKCDAVFIKWVLHDWGDKDCIRLLKNCKEAVPPNIGKVLIVESVIREKKKAMIVEDRDEKLEHVRLMLDMVMMAHTSTGKERTLKEWDFVLNEAGFERYEVRDIDDVQCVIIAYR from the exons AtggaaaaaagtaaaagaaacttATTAGACGAAGAAGCTAAAGCTTCTCTAGACATCTGGAGATATGTCTTCGGCTTTGCAGATATAGCAGCTGCAAAGTGTGCCATCGATCTTAAGATACCAGAAGCCATTGAAAACCACCCTTCCTCGCTGCCGGTGACACTAGCTGAGCTCTCCGTCGCAGTCTCTGCCTCTCCGTCACATCTCCACCGTATAATGAGGTTTCTTGTGCACCAAGGAATTTTTAAACAAGTTCCCATAAAAGATGGTCTAGCCACAGGCTACACTAACACGCCACTCTCTCGCCTTATGATGATCACAAAACGTGACGGCAAGTCTCTGGCTCCTTTCGTTCTCTTCGAAACAAGTCCCGAGATGCTAGCTCCATGGTTAAGACTGAGCTCAATTGTCGCTTCTCCGGCCAACGGTTCACATCCACCACCGTTTGATGCGGTGCACGGTAAAGATGTGTGGGCTTTAGCAGAGGATAATCCATGCCTCAGCCATATGATCAATGAGGCCATGGCTTGTCACACAAGGCGCGTGGTGCCACGTGTTGCCAGAGCTTGTCACGACTTGTTCGAAGGCGTAGCTACGGTGGTGGACGTAGGAGGCTGTACCGGAGAGACGCTGGGAATATTGGTTAAGGAGTTTCCTTGGATCAAAGGATTTAACTTTGATCTTCCTCATGTTATCCAAGTTGCTCAAGTCTTGGATGGTGTTGAGAATGTTGGAGGCGATATGTTTGATTCTGTTCCCAAATGTGACGCCGTTTTCATCAAG TGGGTGTTACATGATTGGGGAGATAAAGATTGCATAAGACTATTGAAGAATTGCAAAGAAGCTGTCCCACCAAATATCGGGAAAGTGTTGATAGTGGAATCTGTAATCAGAGAGAAGAAAAAGGCGATGATAGTGGAAGACAGAGATGAGAAGTTAGAGCATGTGAGATTGATGCTTGATATGGTGATGATGGCACACACAAGCACAGGCAAAGAACGGACTTTGAAAGAGTGGGACTTTGTCCTTAACGAAGCTGGTTTTGAGCGATATGAAGTTAGGGATATTGATGATGTTCAGTGTGTTATCATCGCATATCGGTAA
- the LOC111207416 gene encoding aquaporin PIP2-7, with protein sequence MSKEVSEEGQTHHHGKDYVDPPPAPLLDMAELGKWSFYRALIAEFVATLLFLYVTVATVIGHKKQTGPCDGVGLLGIAWAFGGMIFVLVYCTAGISGGHINPAVTFGLFLARKVSLVRAVGYMIAQCLGAICGVGFVKAFMKTPYNTLGGGANMVADGYSNGTALGAEIIGTFVLVYTVFSATDPKRSARDSHIPVLAPLPIGFAVFMVHLATIPITGTGINPARSFGAAVIYNNEKAWDDHWIFWVGPFVGALAAAAYHQYILRAAAVKALASFRSNATN encoded by the exons ATGTCTAAAGAAGTGAGCGAAGAGGGACAAACCCACCACCATGGCAAAGACTACGTTGATCCTCCACCAGCTCCGCTTCTCGACATGGCAGAGCTCGGGAAGTGGTCTTTCTACAGAGCTCTCATCGCCGAGTTCGTCGCCACGCTCCTCTTCCTCTACGTCACCGTAGCCACCGTCATTGGTCACAAGAAACAAACCGGTCCTTGCGACGGCGTTGGTTTGCTCGGAATCGCTTGGGCTTTCGGTGGTATGATCTTCGTCCTCGTTTACTGCACCGCGGGAATCTCTG GTGGTCACATTAACCCAGCTGTGACTTTTGGTCTGTTCTTGGCGCGTAAGGTCTCTTTGGTGAGAGCTGTTGGTTACATGATAGCTCAGTGTCTTGGAGCTATTTGTGGTGTGGGTTTCGTGAAAGCTTTCATGAAGACTCCTTACAACACTCTCGGAGGCGGAGCTAACATGGTAGCCGACGGTTACAGTAACGGGACTGCTCTTGGAGCTGAGATCATCGGAACTTTCGTCCTTGTTTACACGGTTTTCTCTGCTACTGACCCAAAGAGGAGCGCTCGTGACTCTCACATCCCT gTCTTGGCTCCACTTCCAATTGGATTCGCTGTGTTCATGGTACATTTGGCTACTATCCCCATTACTGGAACTGGCATTAACCCAGCCAGAAGCTTTGGTGCTGCTGTTATCTACAACAACGAGAAGGCTTGGGATGACCAT TGGATCTTCTGGGTTGGTCCATTCGTGGGAGCACTAGCAGCAGCAGCATACCATCAATACATTTTGAGAGCTGCAGCAGTTAAGGCATTGGCCTCATTCAGAAGCAATGCAACCAactga
- the LOC111207793 gene encoding catalase-2-like, translating to MDPYKYRPASSYNSPFFTTNSGAPVWNNNSSMTVGPRGPILLEDYHLVEKLANFDRERIPERVVHARGASAKGFFEVTHDISNLTCADFLRAPGVQTPVIVRFSTVIHERGSPETLRDPRGFAVKFYTREGNFDLVGNNFPVFFIRDGMKFPDMVHALKPNPKSHIQENWRVLDFFSHHPESLNMFTFLFDDIGIPQDYRHMEGSGVNTYMLINKAGKAHYVKFHWKPTCGVKSLLEEDAIRVGGTNHSHATQDLYDSIAAGNYPEWKLFVQIIDPADEDKFDFDPLDVTKTWPEDLLPLQPVGRMVLNKNIDNFFTENEQLAFCPAIIVPGIHYSDDKLLQTRVFSYADTQRHRLGPNYLQLPVNAPKCAHHNNHHEGFMNVMHRDEEVNYFPSRYDPVRHAEKYPTPPAVCSGKRERCVIEKENNFKEPGERYRSFTPERQERFIGRWIDALSDPRITHEIRSIWISYWSQADKSLGQKLASRLNVRPSI from the exons ATGGATCCCTACAAG TATCGTCCAGCGAGTTCTTACAACTCTCCGTTCTTCACCACCAACTCTGGTGCTCCTGTATGGAACAACAACTCCTCCATGACCGTTGGACCCAGAG GTCCTATCCTTCTTGAGGACTACCATCTCGTTGAGAAGCTTGCTAACTTCGACAGGGAGCGTATTCCAGAGCGTGTGGTTCACGCTAGAGGAGCCAGTGCAAAGGGTTTCTTTGAGGTCACTCATGATATATCTAACCTCACTTGTGCTGACTTCCTCAGAGCTCCAGGTGTTCAGACTCCAGTCATTGTCCGTTTCTCCACTGTTATCCATGAACGTGGAAGTCCCGAGACCTTGAGAGACCCTCGTGGCTTCGCAGTCAAGTTCTACACCAGAGAG GGAAACTTTGATCTTGTCGGAAACAACTTCCCTGTCTTCTTCATCCGCGACGGGATGAAGTTCCCTGACATGGTCCACGCTCTCAAACCAAACCCCAAATCTCACATCCAAGAGAACTGGAGAGTCCTTGACTTCTTCTCCCACCACCCTGAAAGCCTAAACATGTTCACTTTCCTCTTTGACGACATCGGTATCCCACAAGACTACAGACACATGGAAGGTTCAGGTGTCAACACATACATGCTGATCAACAAAGCCGGCAAAGCTCACTACGTCAAGTTCCACTGGAAACCAACTTGTGGAGTCAAGTCTCTACTAGAAGAAGATGCGATCCGCGTCGGAGGAACCAACCACAGCCACGCGACTCAGGACTTATACGACTCCATTGCTGCTGGTAACTACCCTGAGTGGAAGCTCTTTGTTCAGATAATCGATCCAGCTGATGAAGACAAGTTCGACTTTGACCCTCTTGATGTGACCAAGACCTGGCCTGAGGATCTCTTGCCTCTCCAGCCCGTTGGGCGTATGGTGTTGAACAAGAACATTGATAACTTCTTTACGGAGAATGAGCAGCTTGCCTTCTGTCCTGCTATCATTGTTCCGGGGATACACTACTCTGACGATAAGCTGCTTCAGACACGTGTCTTCTCTTATGCTGACACTCAGAGACACCGTCTTGGACCTAACTACCTCCAGCTACCAGTTAATGCTCCAAAATGTGCTCACCACAACAACCACCATGAGGGCTTCATGAACGTCATGCACAGGGACGAggag GTTAACTACTTCCCTTCGAGGTATGACCCGGTTCGCCATGCTGAGAAGTATCCAACTCCACCTGCTGTCTGCTCTGGAAAGCGTGAGAGG TGTGTTATTGAGAAAGAGAACAACTTCAAGGAGCCTGGAGAGAGATACCGTTCCTTTACACCAGAGAG GCAAGAACGTTTCATCGGTCGATGGATTGATGCTCTATCAGACCCTCGCATCACACATGAAATCCGCAGCATCTGGATCTCTTACTGGTCTCAG GCTGATAAGTCACTGGGACAGAAGCTGGCGAGCCGTCTGAACGTGAGACCAAGCATCTAA
- the LOC111208281 gene encoding putative F-box/kelch-repeat protein At4g35120, giving the protein MRYYSTAPSSSCREPSSSPSFSSLPDEIAANCLARVSKSQYRSISSVSKGFHSLLSSPEIYAARSQIGATEPRLYLCCESLRTATRCYSWYNLMSLDDDITKKGDAFISVDGAEIEMKTELRLVPVKDSSFQLRARSKEANLAVGSEIYQIGGINKQGKRSRSVCVLDCRSHTQRRAPRMRVARECAKACLLDGSIYVMGGTRKCESWGEVFDLKSQTWKKELLPSPTGDGFDCKFQLLVLGAKIYVITEHNNKYAYDPKQGRWLLLEMGFTGLEWILETCGVWCVLDNLVFKEFSDDLFWYDVSCEKWVIVEGLEALCDTKFCCCYRMIQLVNYGGKLVIVWLVTPQPVLRRNKPPVIPEEKTCFAVIRLEKRLTSSGLAISGEIERLSFSLVHGSYTPLTCLSVLL; this is encoded by the coding sequence ATGAGGTATTATTCTAcagctccttcttcttcgtGCCGTGAGCCATCATCGTCTCCATCGTTCTCATCGCTTCCAGATGAAATCGCTGCGAATTGTTTAGCCCGCGTCTCGAAATCCCAATACCGTTCAATCAGCTCAGTCTCCAAGGGCTTCcactctctcctctcttctccgGAGATATACGCAGCTCGATCTCAAATCGGAGCCACAGAGCCTCGCCTCTATTTGTGTTGTGAAAGCTTAAGGACGGCCACCCGTTGTTACAGCTGGTACAATCTCATGAGTCTCGATGATGATATAACCAAAAAAGGAGACGCCTTTATCAGCGTAGACGGGGCTGAAATTGAAATGAAGACTGAATTGAGGTTAGTACCTGTTAAAGACTCTTCCTTTCAATTACGTGCTCGATCAAAAGAGGCAAATTTAGCTGTTGGTTCCGAGATCTACCAAATCGGCGGAATCAACAAGCAGGGCAAGCGATCTCGATCCGTCTGTGTGCTTGATTGTCGGAGTCACACTCAACGTCGTGCTCCTAGGATGAGGGTTGCAAGAGAATGCGCCAAAGCTTGTCTTTTAGACGGGAGTATATATGTAATGGGAGGAACCAGAAAGTGTGAGAGTTGGGGTGAAGTTTTCGACTTAAAGTCTCAGACTTGGAAGAAAGAGCTACTTCCTAGCCCTACCGGTGATGGGTTTGATTGTAAATTCCAACTCCTTGTCCTTGGGGCAAAGATATACGTTATCACCGAGCATAACAACAAGTATGCTTATGATCCTAAACAAGGAAGATGGTTGCTGCTAGAGATGGGTTTTACGGGTCTAGAATGGATACTAGAAACATGTGGGGTTTGGTGCGTTCTAGATAATCTAGTGTTTAAGGAGTTCAGCGATGATTTGTTCTGGTATGACGTGAGTTGTGAAAAGTGGGTAAttgttgagggtttggaagctCTGTGCGATACcaagttttgttgttgttaccgTATGATTCAATTAGTTAACTATGGTGGGAAACTGGTGATTGTATGGCTAGTGACACCTCAACCTGTATTAAGGAGGAATAAGCCGCCTGTCATTCCAGAAGAGAAAACTTGCTTTGCAGTTATTAGGTTGGAGAAGCGTCTGACTTCTTCTGGACTTGCTATTTCGGGAGAGATTGAGCGGTTGAGCTTCTCTCTTGTTCACGGCTCATATACTCCCTTGACATGCCTATCCGTCTTGCTTTGA
- the LOC106431449 gene encoding probable BOI-related E3 ubiquitin-protein ligase 2 has translation MAIQAQLSYNAPFIGTGGSELSLINNDGGIGINQSYMNNQQALFHTQQNRSQSFFDVHMEKQRREIDQFIRIQSERLRYALQEQRRQVTETILRKMEAKALVLMAQKEEEMSRALSKNMELENLLRKMETENRTWQRVARENEAMVATLNSTLEKVRERAVVNDATTAEDEGSFCGGDDGDGGGCCLNCGSYGETRVLFLPCRHLCCCTRCEAGLVLCPICNTPKKHRIEAFVF, from the exons ATGGCAATACAAGCGCAGCTGAGTTACAACGCTCCGTTTATCGGAACTGGTGGCTCCGAGCTTTCTTTGATCAACAACGATGGTGGTATCGGAATCAATCAGTCGTATATGAACAACCAGCAAGCTCTGTTTCATACCCAACAGAACCGTTCTCAGAGCTTTTTCGACGTTCACATGGAGAAACAGAGGCGAGAGATCGATCAGTTCATCAGAATACAG AGCGAGAGGCTGAGATACGCGTTGCAAGAACAGAGGAGGCAAGTGACAGAGACGATCCTGAGGAAAATGGAGGCGAAAGCTTTGGTTTTGATGGCGcagaaggaagaagagatgtCGAGAGCGTTGAGCAAGAACATGGAGCTCGAGAATCTGCTGAGGAAGATGGAGACGGAGAACCGAACGTGGCAGAGAGTGGCTCGCGAGAACGAGGCGATGGTCGCAACGCTCAACTCGACGCTTGAAAAGGTTCGAGAGAGAGCCGTTGTCAACGATGCTACAACGGCGGAGGATGAAGGGTCGTTTTGCGGAGGAGACGACGGAGATGGTGGTGGTTGTTGCTTGAACTGTGGGTCGTATGGTGAGACGAGAGTGCTGTTTCTGCCGTGTAGGCATCTCTGTTGCTGCACGCGTTGCGAGGCTGGTCTAGTTCTCTGTCCGATCTGTAATACACCCAAGAAGCATAGAATCGAGGCCTTTGTTTTCTAG